Part of the Tolypothrix sp. PCC 7910 genome, CGTGATTACTACGAGATTTTAGGAGTACCTAAAGAAGCCTCAAGTGAGGAAATCAAAAAGGTTTATCGGCGGTTAGCGCGACAGTATCACCCCGATCTCAACCCAGGGAATAAAGAAGCTGAGGAGAAATTTAAGGATATTGGGGAGGCTTATGAAATCCTTTCCGATACAGCAAAGCGCGCACAATATGACCAATTTAGCCGCTACTGGAAACAGAAAGGCTTTAATAAACAAACCCCCAAAGCTAAATCTTGGGGCGATAATCGCAATAACAATCGCAACAATCAAGAAGTAGATCCCAGTCAATTTCCTGATTTTGAAAGTTTTATTAATCAGGTCATTGGTGTAGGTAATGGTAAAAGCAGCAAAAATGGTGCAAGTAACAATACAAATAGCGATCCATTTCGCACCACTAAAAGCCGAGTTGAATATACAGTCCCAAAAAGCCAGCCTCGCCCCGCCCGTCGGGACATTGAAGCTAGACTAACTCTACCGCTAGAAAAAGCTTATGTAGGCGGTAACGAACGGATTAGACTTGAGGATGGGCGATCGCTAGAAGTAAGTATGCCTCCTGG contains:
- a CDS encoding DnaJ C-terminal domain-containing protein, which translates into the protein MQNLQNFRDYYEILGVPKEASSEEIKKVYRRLARQYHPDLNPGNKEAEEKFKDIGEAYEILSDTAKRAQYDQFSRYWKQKGFNKQTPKAKSWGDNRNNNRNNQEVDPSQFPDFESFINQVIGVGNGKSSKNGASNNTNSDPFRTTKSRVEYTVPKSQPRPARRDIEARLTLPLEKAYVGGNERIRLEDGRSLEVSMPPGMVTGQTIRLRNQGISGGDLYLKITVEPHPLFKLDGSNIFCQVPVTPSEAVLGGQVEAPTLDGPVKMTIPSGVRSGQRFRLANKGYPNDSGKRGDQLVEIQILTPKTISAEERELYEKLREIETFKPRADLID